From a region of the Triticum aestivum cultivar Chinese Spring chromosome 7D, IWGSC CS RefSeq v2.1, whole genome shotgun sequence genome:
- the LOC123167760 gene encoding uncharacterized protein has translation MQEAGMSALWNTVHGWFTPWVLFLVLHLIVATIFVTSRATSSAGSGEGAPAGAVGERRSLSLVDSMAIDRPHFTAPAPEAPVTGLLDLGQPDEQPPPLQMEPEDQGEHDAFTKEGELDEHTHMERSMSEAAVEAELPRLRKPASDKPAFAHFVAESDTKEVEARRRATGRDAERRLPLVAEPEEPASEVEIEEAGGEVDARADEFINRFHHQLKMQHMDSFMRSQKRLHRRRATVVPEAR, from the coding sequence ATGCAGGAGGCGGGGATGTCTGCGCTGTGGAACACCGTGCACGGGTGGTTCACCCCATGGGTGCTGTTCCTCGTGCTACACCTCATCGTCGCCACTATATTCGTCACCTCCAGGGCCACGTCCTCGGCGGGGAGCGGAGAAGGCGCTCCGGCCGGGGCTGTCGGCGAGAGGAGGAGCCTGTCCCTCGTGGATTCAATGGCAATCGACCGGCCCCACTTCACCGCTCCCGCCCCTGAGGCCCCGGTGACCGGATTACTGGATCTGGGACAGCCCGACGAGCAACCGCCGCCGCTCCAGATGGAGCCGGAGGATCAGGGTGAGCACGACGCGTTTACAAAAGAGGGTGAGCTGGACGAGCACACGCACATGGAGAGGAGCATGTCGGAGGCGGCGGTCGAGGCCGAGCTGCCGCGGCTGCGCAAGCCCGCGAGCGACAAGCCGGCGTTCGCGCACTTCGTGGCCGAGTCGGACACCAaggaggtggaggcgcgcaggCGGGCGACGGGGAGGGACGCGGAGCGCCGCCTCCCCCTGGTGGCGGAACCGGAGGAGCCGGCGTCGGAGGTGGAGAtcgaggaggccggcggcgaggtggaCGCGCGCGCTGACGAGTTCATCAACAGGTTCCACCACCAGCTGAAGATGCAGCACATGGACTCATTCATGCGCTCCCAGAAGAGGCTCCACCGCCGCCGGGCGACCGTGGTGCCAGAGGCGCGCTAG